The Peribacillus simplex genome contains a region encoding:
- a CDS encoding NADP-dependent oxidoreductase has translation MKTLMKAAQITKYSKNIHAQVNDIPIPEIDDNEVLVKVKAAAVNPLEMLIITGSVKLIQDYEFPLTIGNELAGVIEKVGKNVTDFHVGDAIYTRLPLEKIGAFAEYAAIDAAAIAPMPKNLSYVEAAAAALAGLTAYQGLHEELEAQSGKSVFIPGGSGSFGQTAVPIAKAMGLNVIVSGNSEARERTLEIGADQYLEYTTENYVDLLANVDYVIDTLGPKEFDNELSIIKPGGRLLSLRTGPNKRFGKDRNFPLWKQKLFSIAGAKYDHKAKKHDVEYHFIFVRSDGAQLKEITKIIEENNIVPAIHPTLFTIDNVNEALELVANGRPKGKVIINF, from the coding sequence ATGAAAACACTCATGAAAGCAGCTCAGATCACCAAGTACTCAAAAAATATCCATGCCCAAGTCAATGACATTCCAATTCCAGAAATCGATGATAACGAAGTCTTGGTAAAGGTCAAAGCTGCGGCGGTCAATCCGCTCGAAATGTTGATTATCACAGGTAGCGTGAAACTGATTCAAGATTATGAATTCCCATTAACGATTGGTAATGAATTGGCAGGCGTTATCGAAAAAGTCGGAAAAAATGTGACAGACTTTCACGTTGGAGATGCCATCTATACACGTCTCCCACTAGAAAAAATTGGTGCTTTTGCGGAATATGCCGCAATTGACGCTGCTGCAATTGCACCCATGCCAAAAAACTTGTCCTACGTGGAAGCCGCTGCTGCAGCACTAGCTGGACTCACAGCGTATCAAGGTCTACATGAAGAACTTGAAGCACAGTCTGGTAAATCTGTTTTCATTCCAGGTGGATCGGGTAGCTTTGGTCAAACGGCTGTCCCAATCGCAAAGGCAATGGGTCTAAATGTCATTGTTAGTGGCAACTCAGAAGCACGCGAACGCACTTTGGAAATTGGTGCAGACCAATATTTGGAATATACAACAGAAAACTATGTTGACTTGTTGGCGAATGTGGATTACGTGATTGATACACTGGGTCCTAAAGAATTTGACAATGAATTGAGTATCATCAAACCGGGCGGAAGATTGCTCTCTCTCCGTACAGGACCAAATAAACGTTTTGGAAAAGACAGAAACTTTCCATTGTGGAAACAAAAGCTATTTTCCATTGCTGGCGCAAAGTATGACCACAAAGCCAAGAAACACGACGTGGAATACCATTTTATCTTCGTTCGTTCTGACGGCGCACAACTCAAAGAGATTACCAAAATCATTGAAGAAAATAACATTGTTCCAGCAATTCATCCAACACTATTTACCATAGACAACGTAAATGAAGCGCTAGAACTAGTCGCAAATGGACGACCAAAAGGGAAAGTGATTATTAATTTTTAA